From a single Lolium rigidum isolate FL_2022 chromosome 7, APGP_CSIRO_Lrig_0.1, whole genome shotgun sequence genomic region:
- the LOC124678563 gene encoding GDSL esterase/lipase LTL1-like, which translates to MAASSPAVSTILAVVAVALLLAAAGAPTASAARAFFVFGDSLVDNGNNNYLMTTARADAPPYGIDYPTHMPTGRFSNGLNIPDIISEYLESPPALPYLSPYLRGDQLLVGANFASAGVGILNDTGVQFVNIIRIGQQLQNFEDYQRRLAGFIGEDAARQRVNQALVLITLGGNDFVNNYYLVPFSARSQQYEIHDYVPFIISEYKKVLARLYELGARRVVVTGTGMIGCVPAELALHSLDGSCAPDLTRAADLFNPQLEQMLTELNGEVGHDNVFIAANTNRASFDFLFNPQQYGFVTAKVACCGQGPYNGLGLCTPASNVCANRDVYAYWDAFHPTERANRIIVGNFMHGTTDHISPMNLSTILAMDSRN; encoded by the exons ATGGCCGCTTCTTCTCCGGCCGTGTCCACCATCCTCGCAGTCGTCGCTGTGGCGCTGCTCCTGGCGGCCGCCGGCGCGCCGACGGCGTCCGCGGCGCGCGCCTTCTTCGTGTTCGGCGACTCCCTCGTCGACAACGGCAACAACAACTACCTCATGACGACGGCGCGCGCCGACGCGCCGCCCTACGGCATCGACTACCCCACGCACATGCCCACGGGGCGCTTCTCCAACGGGCTCAACATCCCCGACATCATCA GCGAGTACCTCGAGTCTCCGCCCGCGCTGCCGTACCTGAGCCCCTACCTCCGGGGCGACCAGCTGCTCGTCGGCGCCAACTTCGCCTCCGCCGGCGTCGGCATCCTCAACGACACCGGCGTGCAGTTC GTGAACATCATTCGGATCGGGCAGCAGCTGCAGAACTTCGAGGACTACCAGCGGAGGCTGGCCGGCTTCATCGGCGAGGACGCGGCGAGGCAGCGCGTCAACCAGGCGCTCGTGCTCATCACCCTCGGCGGCAACGACTTCGTCAACAACTACTACCTCGTGCCATTCTCCGCCAGGTCCCAGCAGTACGAGATCCACGACTACGTGCCCTTCATCATCTCTGAGTACAAGAAAGTGCTCGCG AGGCTGTACGAGCTGGGCGCCCGGCGCGTGGTCGTGACGGGGACGGGGATGATCGGGTGCGTGCCGGCGGAGTTGGCCCTGCACAGCCTGGACGGCTCCTGCGCGCCGGACCTGACGCGCGCCGCCGACCTCTTCAACCCGCAGCTGGAGCAGATGCTGACGGAGCTCAACGGCGAGGTGGGGCACGACAACGTCTTCATCGCCGCCAACACCAACAGGGCcagcttcgacttcctcttcaaccCGCAGCAGTACGGCTTCGTCACCGCCAAGGTGGCCTGCTGCGGCCAGGGCCCCTACAACGGGCTCGGCCTCTGCACGCCGGCGTCCAACGTGTGCGCCAACCGCGACGTCTACGCCTACTGGGACGCCTTCCACCCCACGGAGCGCGCCAACCGGATCATCGTCGGAAACTTCATGCACGGCACCACCGACCACATCAGCCCCATGAACCTCAGCACCATCCTCGCCATGGACAGCAGGAACTAG